A genomic stretch from Candidatus Hydrogenisulfobacillus filiaventi includes:
- a CDS encoding Thioredoxin-like_fold domain-containing protein: MASPMVIADMIDAQEFMDLSNQYDVYGVPKSVVNGELDVTGAVPENNLLQLVMQAGGQGA; encoded by the coding sequence ATGGCCAGTCCGATGGTGATCGCGGATATGATTGACGCCCAGGAGTTCATGGACCTCTCCAACCAGTACGACGTGTACGGGGTTCCCAAGTCCGTCGTCAATGGGGAGCTGGACGTCACCGGAGCGGTTCCCGAGAACAACCTGCTGCAGCTCGTCATGCAGGCCGGCGGTCAGGGCGCCTGA
- the def gene encoding Peptide deformylase — MIQPIWTIPASSAFLRQRTTKVHSINQEVRQVAADLRDTWPTVSAYGIAAPQIGSRRRMFAYRHADREDEPPIILINPKIIRARGELKDYDGCLSVPGIYGETRRAAEIEVLALNERGEPVRLTFEGFDARIIQHEVDHLEGVLFIDRVDDLDEFYTLETQEAVPEGEEGRYRRVPLTPEQREFIARERRPLPAYALTW, encoded by the coding sequence TTGATCCAGCCCATCTGGACGATTCCCGCCTCCAGCGCCTTCCTGCGCCAGCGCACCACCAAGGTGCACAGCATCAACCAGGAGGTGCGCCAGGTGGCGGCCGACCTGCGCGACACCTGGCCGACAGTCTCCGCCTACGGCATCGCTGCTCCGCAGATCGGATCCCGGCGGCGCATGTTCGCCTACCGGCATGCCGACCGGGAGGACGAGCCGCCCATCATCCTGATCAACCCCAAGATCATCCGGGCGCGGGGGGAACTCAAGGACTACGACGGGTGCCTGTCGGTGCCCGGCATCTACGGGGAGACCCGCCGGGCGGCGGAGATCGAGGTGCTGGCCCTTAACGAGCGTGGCGAACCGGTGCGCCTGACTTTTGAGGGGTTTGACGCCCGGATCATCCAGCATGAGGTGGACCACCTGGAGGGGGTGCTCTTCATCGACCGCGTCGACGACCTCGACGAGTTCTACACCCTGGAGACGCAGGAAGCGGTGCCGGAAGGGGAGGAAGGCCGCTACCGGCGGGTCCCCCTCACCCCTGAACAGCGGGAGTTCATCGCCCGCGAACGGCGCCCCCTGCCGGCCTATGCCCTGACGTGGTGA
- the pncA gene encoding Nicotinamidase, which translates to MVGELQGPAVAPDAALIVVDVQNDFCPGGALPVPDGDRVIPVLNAAVRAFVAAGRPVAFTRDWHPAGHVSFLDRGGPWPPHCVQGTPGAAYHPRLERPAEAAEFLKGEQPDRDAYSGFEGHRFDAGAGTLTGEDLAGWLRARGTGTVYIGGLATDYCVRATALDALKAGFRVVVLSDGVRSVDVSPGDGARALEEIRSRGGQVRPWE; encoded by the coding sequence GTGGTGGGGGAGTTGCAGGGGCCGGCGGTGGCACCGGACGCCGCCCTGATTGTGGTGGACGTGCAGAACGATTTCTGCCCGGGAGGCGCACTGCCGGTCCCGGACGGCGACCGGGTGATCCCGGTGCTGAATGCCGCCGTACGGGCCTTCGTCGCTGCCGGCCGGCCGGTGGCCTTCACCCGCGACTGGCATCCCGCCGGCCACGTCTCTTTCCTGGACCGGGGCGGGCCCTGGCCGCCCCATTGTGTGCAGGGCACCCCGGGAGCCGCCTATCACCCCCGCCTGGAACGGCCGGCGGAGGCAGCGGAGTTCCTCAAGGGGGAGCAGCCTGACCGGGATGCCTATAGCGGCTTTGAGGGGCACCGCTTTGATGCAGGGGCCGGCACCCTCACGGGGGAGGACCTGGCCGGATGGCTGCGGGCGCGGGGGACCGGCACCGTGTACATCGGCGGCTTGGCCACCGACTACTGTGTGCGGGCCACGGCCCTGGATGCCCTGAAAGCCGGGTTCCGGGTGGTGGTGCTCAGCGACGGGGTACGCAGTGTGGACGTGTCCCCGGGGGACGGGGCACGGGCGTTGGAGGAGATCCGCAGCCGGGGGGGCCAGGTACGGCCCTGGGAGTGA
- a CDS encoding conserved exported protein of unknown function (Evidence 4 : Unknown function but conserved in other organisms), with product MHRMRRRPWQWALAGALVLTGGLLATLPLWLPPAAAAYGTWAAAGRPVRPARHPGTPPAAAAAGSRVGILRIPALGLTVPVLQGDDEAVLWQGAGHVPASAWPGEPGTSVLAAHNATFFRHLNRLRPGQAVEVDTGWGRFIFRVTGRRVVPAGSPLFTGARPRLVLEACYPLNALYLTPDRYLVLARLVQAAAPGAAPAPPRPPAFHAAIPPALTGYPLGLAHNPLPMGILTYPAAPAGAVTAFTRNGASLVLARQAVHLWEAVQYAARYRRVHAWQALIVPPAALPPFWGAAGIRDLGPLNLAVTLSAEGRPRGLVMEDSMVEAAGRIWAVRMTARVTAGGTVTLTGIRVQPDPAG from the coding sequence GTGCACCGCATGCGGCGTCGGCCATGGCAATGGGCCCTGGCGGGGGCACTGGTGCTCACCGGCGGTCTCCTCGCGACCCTTCCCCTCTGGCTGCCGCCGGCGGCGGCCGCCTACGGAACCTGGGCTGCAGCCGGACGGCCCGTCCGGCCTGCCCGTCACCCCGGCACTCCGCCGGCCGCTGCCGCGGCCGGCAGCCGGGTGGGGATCCTGCGCATCCCGGCCCTGGGCCTGACGGTTCCCGTCCTGCAGGGGGACGACGAGGCGGTGTTGTGGCAGGGGGCCGGGCACGTGCCCGCCTCGGCCTGGCCGGGGGAACCCGGCACCAGCGTGCTGGCCGCCCACAACGCCACCTTCTTCCGGCACCTGAACCGCCTGCGCCCGGGCCAGGCCGTGGAGGTCGACACCGGCTGGGGGCGGTTTATCTTCCGGGTGACCGGCCGGCGGGTGGTCCCTGCCGGTAGTCCCCTGTTCACGGGCGCCCGCCCGCGGCTGGTGCTGGAGGCCTGCTATCCGTTGAACGCCCTGTACCTCACGCCGGATCGCTACCTGGTGCTGGCGCGCCTCGTCCAGGCGGCGGCCCCCGGCGCCGCCCCGGCCCCGCCCCGGCCGCCGGCCTTCCATGCCGCCATCCCGCCCGCCCTGACGGGGTATCCGCTGGGGCTGGCGCACAACCCCCTCCCCATGGGGATCCTCACCTACCCCGCCGCCCCTGCAGGGGCGGTGACGGCCTTCACCCGCAACGGGGCCTCCCTGGTGCTGGCCCGCCAGGCCGTCCATCTATGGGAAGCCGTCCAGTACGCCGCCCGCTACCGCCGGGTGCACGCCTGGCAGGCCCTGATCGTACCGCCTGCGGCCCTGCCCCCCTTCTGGGGTGCGGCCGGCATCCGCGACCTGGGCCCCCTTAACCTGGCGGTCACGCTGTCGGCGGAGGGCCGGCCCCGGGGGCTGGTGATGGAGGACTCAATGGTGGAAGCTGCGGGAAGAATATGGGCGGTACGGATGACGGCCCGGGTGACGGCCGGCGGTACCGTCACCCTGACCGGTATCCGGGTGCAGCCGGACCCGGCCGGCTAA
- a CDS encoding CAP domain-containing protein codes for MRRAVRAAAVVLGTAGLAVPAQAPAVLISPPVPAFPAGSLVPAIPGPHCTRCNHGYEGADELSPVLPPSYAARIRPRRLGIQFVGDDPHRLRRDGLALSLTGPGWRGRLPLRFGPAGFGGGAVPPAGSGRWQLHLVAPGFPATGGWTVTVRPCSGPPAAGPGRWLPALNALRRVLGEDPAAWSAPLARAAAAHAAYLARNGYDRPSFHLEDAGRPGFTGRDPALRDLAWGFRSPLVGEEGAEWRTPRPGPVVVLTLVNTVSHRLGLLSPNLLAAGAAQAGGPHGAAVMDLGYGYRDDLPPAVVYPFPGQNGVPVAWEDREEPDPVPHGFGRRFGYPLTVDFPTAAAVQLVAVRLQPAGSGARPLPLITDAPGRRGLGPNQVGLVPMAPLWPFTVYQATLRARVRFNDGRSRAVTVRWRFATGGGAEAVAAAPARHGIWVAVGPAGGERPAPGVAVEVRQTPGGRVLGRGRTGAAGMAFIPLRRPPAGGERLMVLTRGGNGALVDWGGE; via the coding sequence GTGCGGCGGGCGGTGCGGGCGGCGGCGGTGGTACTGGGCACAGCGGGGCTGGCGGTGCCGGCGCAGGCGCCGGCGGTCCTGATCAGTCCGCCGGTGCCGGCGTTTCCGGCGGGATCCCTGGTCCCCGCCATTCCGGGGCCGCACTGCACCCGTTGCAACCACGGCTACGAGGGGGCCGATGAGCTGAGCCCGGTGCTGCCGCCCTCCTACGCGGCCCGTATCCGGCCTCGCCGGCTGGGGATCCAGTTCGTGGGAGACGACCCCCACCGCCTGCGCCGGGACGGGCTGGCCTTAAGCCTGACCGGCCCGGGCTGGCGGGGGCGGCTGCCGCTGCGCTTCGGCCCGGCCGGTTTCGGAGGCGGGGCGGTCCCGCCCGCCGGGAGCGGGCGCTGGCAGCTGCACCTGGTGGCCCCCGGTTTTCCGGCGACCGGCGGCTGGACGGTGACCGTGCGGCCCTGCTCCGGACCGCCGGCGGCCGGCCCCGGCCGCTGGCTGCCGGCCTTGAACGCCCTGCGGCGGGTGCTGGGCGAGGACCCGGCCGCCTGGAGCGCCCCCTTGGCCCGGGCAGCGGCAGCCCATGCGGCCTACCTGGCCCGCAACGGCTACGACCGCCCTTCCTTCCATCTGGAGGATGCGGGCCGGCCCGGCTTCACCGGTCGCGACCCCGCCCTGCGCGACCTGGCCTGGGGCTTCCGGTCGCCGTTGGTGGGCGAGGAGGGGGCGGAATGGCGCACCCCCCGACCGGGCCCGGTCGTGGTCCTGACCCTGGTCAACACCGTATCCCACCGGCTGGGGCTGCTCTCGCCCAATCTGCTGGCGGCAGGGGCGGCGCAGGCTGGGGGGCCCCACGGCGCGGCGGTCATGGACCTCGGCTACGGGTACCGGGATGATCTGCCGCCGGCGGTGGTGTATCCCTTTCCCGGTCAGAACGGGGTGCCCGTGGCCTGGGAGGACCGGGAGGAGCCGGATCCGGTTCCCCACGGCTTCGGCCGGCGTTTCGGCTACCCTCTCACAGTCGATTTCCCTACCGCCGCGGCTGTGCAGCTGGTGGCGGTGCGCCTGCAACCGGCCGGCTCGGGGGCACGGCCTCTCCCCCTTATTACCGATGCTCCGGGCCGGCGGGGGCTGGGGCCCAACCAGGTCGGCCTGGTCCCGATGGCTCCCCTGTGGCCCTTCACGGTCTATCAGGCTACCCTCCGGGCCCGGGTGCGGTTTAATGACGGCAGGAGCCGCGCGGTCACCGTCCGCTGGCGTTTTGCCACCGGCGGGGGGGCGGAGGCGGTCGCGGCCGCCCCCGCCCGGCACGGCATTTGGGTGGCGGTCGGTCCCGCGGGCGGGGAACGGCCCGCCCCCGGGGTGGCGGTGGAGGTGCGGCAGACGCCCGGCGGCAGGGTGCTGGGCCGCGGCCGCACGGGGGCCGCCGGCATGGCTTTTATCCCGTTGCGCCGGCCCCCGGCCGGCGGGGAGCGGCTGATGGTGCTGACGCGGGGCGGCAACGGCGCCCTGGTGGACTGGGGAGGAGAATAG
- a CDS encoding protein of unknown function (Evidence 5 : Unknown function) has product MTNMQRHLSDEELLTVLSPRAPERGRRHLAACPDCRRRAQDLERLLAALPPPRQQPARDGAAFRQWAQARPAAGRRGRAPVRTLGWAAVLTALLLAAGLSLPFRAPATPVAGPATRLVPLNPAFRRDRVVVYWQPASPTARLELHLTPAPPGAALSRGVVHRTRASRPRGQHSPGRPAGPDDGAGAASPLALFRRGGHDGGLPLCAPSQQPAGFLRPPRQPQIHRLPAGVDPDETAAGPARTAAPVRRTGSLPRTAVNSIYAGGSGYADEQLGPLVFAGSRHGAGRARFHRGRGPCRHRARLLHAGIPAGGGPGHHPAGGAGHPVLRDPDRAHPGPHLHRPGQVRAAGRAYVGLCG; this is encoded by the coding sequence ATGACGAACATGCAGCGACACCTGAGCGATGAGGAACTGCTGACGGTGTTAAGCCCCCGCGCCCCCGAACGGGGGCGGCGGCACCTGGCCGCCTGCCCCGACTGCCGGCGGCGGGCCCAGGACCTGGAGCGTCTGCTCGCCGCCCTGCCCCCGCCCCGGCAGCAGCCGGCCCGGGATGGTGCAGCCTTCCGGCAATGGGCACAAGCCCGGCCCGCCGCCGGCCGCCGCGGGCGCGCCCCGGTACGGACCCTGGGATGGGCGGCGGTGCTGACAGCCCTGCTGCTGGCGGCCGGCCTGAGCCTGCCCTTCCGGGCCCCGGCGACACCGGTGGCCGGTCCGGCCACGCGCCTGGTCCCGCTCAATCCGGCCTTCCGCCGGGACCGGGTGGTGGTCTACTGGCAACCCGCCTCCCCCACCGCCCGGCTGGAACTGCACCTGACCCCCGCCCCACCCGGCGCGGCCCTATCTCGAGGTGTGGTTCATCGAACAAGGGCATCACGTCCCCGTGGCCAGCATTCCCCTGGCCGCCCCGCCGGCCCAGATGACGGTGCGGGTGCCGCATCCCCGCTGGCCCTATTCCGCCGTGGGGGTCACGATGGAGGCCTCCCCCTATGTGCGCCATCCCAGCAACCGGCGGGTTTTCTTCGCCCCCCTCGCCAACCGCAAATCCACCGGCTACCCGCAGGCGTAGACCCGGACGAGACGGCGGCGGGCCCCGCCCGGACCGCCGCCCCGGTCCGCCGGACCGGATCCCTGCCGCGAACGGCAGTCAATTCCATCTACGCTGGAGGGTCTGGGTATGCCGATGAGCAATTGGGTCCGTTGGTGTTCGCTGGTTCCCGCCATGGCGCTGGCCGCGCCCGCTTTCACCGGGGCCGTGGCCCATGCCGCCACCGTGCCCGACTTCTCCATGCTGGGATTCCCGCAGGTGGTGGCCCAGGCCACCATCCAGCCGGAGGCGCCGGCCACCCTGTCCTACGGGACCCTGACCGTGCGCATCCCGGCCCACACCTTCACCGACCCGGTCAAGTTCGAGCTGCTGGAAGGGCCTACGTCGGCCTTTGTGGATAA
- a CDS encoding protein of unknown function (Evidence 5 : Unknown function), producing the protein MADVKRKSGQTGVPVIVVNSSVVVGFDRPKLARALGIRE; encoded by the coding sequence GTGGCCGACGTGAAGCGCAAATCCGGCCAGACCGGCGTGCCGGTCATCGTGGTGAACAGCAGTGTGGTGGTGGGCTTCGATCGGCCGAAGCTGGCGCGGGCCCTGGGCATCCGCGAGTAG
- a CDS encoding RNA polymerase sigma factor has translation MGEVVGTAGPLDSCPDEALMQAWQQGDARAFEVLYARYAPRLLGLIRTVVHDGWEAEDVLQQTFLTVWRARDRYHPSKGRVESWIFQIGRSRMLDWARRRRHRPEPEAEEGPEPAVPAEDPTTRVAVQSALDTISDLDRRLIELAYFGGFSQREIACLLHMPLGTVKTRTRRALSHMRQVLGPDAAPAAEVPAWRPLSQRP, from the coding sequence TTGGGGGAGGTGGTTGGGACGGCCGGCCCTCTCGACTCCTGTCCGGACGAGGCGCTGATGCAGGCCTGGCAGCAGGGTGATGCCCGGGCCTTCGAGGTCCTTTACGCGCGCTATGCCCCCCGGCTCCTGGGCCTCATCCGCACGGTGGTGCATGACGGCTGGGAGGCCGAGGACGTGCTGCAGCAGACCTTTCTGACCGTCTGGCGGGCGCGCGACCGGTACCATCCCTCCAAGGGGCGGGTGGAAAGCTGGATCTTCCAGATCGGGCGTTCCCGCATGCTGGACTGGGCCCGCCGCCGGCGCCACCGGCCCGAACCGGAGGCGGAGGAGGGACCGGAACCGGCCGTGCCGGCCGAGGATCCGACCACCCGGGTGGCAGTGCAGTCGGCCCTCGACACCATCTCCGATCTGGACCGGCGGCTCATCGAGCTGGCCTATTTCGGCGGGTTCTCGCAACGGGAGATCGCGTGCCTGCTACACATGCCGCTGGGTACGGTCAAAACCCGCACCCGGCGGGCCCTGTCCCATATGCGGCAGGTGCTGGGACCTGACGCCGCCCCGGCCGCGGAGGTCCCGGCCTGGAGGCCCCTGTCGCAACGGCCCTGA
- a CDS encoding protein of unknown function (Evidence 5 : Unknown function), translating into MEEAAAVPGRAALEEAGRLLGRAAVHYAVYLCGPGFAEGDRLRARAAAILGHYFPTPEEYGWMAAAAEAAGRAVLEELCREGGGGISRRLAEQRFRQQMAELVEIYRL; encoded by the coding sequence ATGGAGGAAGCGGCGGCGGTTCCGGGCCGGGCCGCACTGGAGGAGGCCGGCCGCCTGCTGGGCCGGGCGGCGGTGCACTATGCGGTCTATCTCTGCGGCCCCGGGTTTGCGGAAGGGGACCGTCTGCGGGCGCGGGCGGCGGCCATCTTGGGCCATTATTTCCCCACGCCGGAAGAGTACGGCTGGATGGCCGCTGCGGCGGAGGCAGCCGGGCGCGCCGTGCTGGAGGAGCTCTGCCGGGAGGGCGGGGGCGGGATCTCCCGCCGGCTGGCCGAGCAGCGCTTCCGGCAGCAGATGGCGGAGCTGGTGGAAATCTATCGCCTGTAG
- a CDS encoding Sulfurtransferase produces the protein MRWGADLPDPAPDPANPTKREVNTMATELSPQVAVQQANEGQLIFLDVRSAREYAGVRPAAAYNFPYHGRNWGAMVERALQGQKPPMALFAGDAEVAEAARRELEGVGLEVVFVWDRGIEAWKEAGLPTVEVADVTVDELAQDLERYEIIDVREPYEHRMGVIPGARLIPMNQLPEVIGTLDPSRPYAIVCASGSRSASVAAWMSQQGFKVANVVGGMNSWMRARHPITRP, from the coding sequence GTGCGGTGGGGCGCCGACCTGCCGGATCCGGCCCCGGATCCCGCCAATCCCACAAAACGCGAGGTGAACACGATGGCCACAGAACTCAGCCCGCAGGTCGCGGTCCAGCAGGCCAACGAGGGGCAGCTCATCTTCCTGGACGTGCGCAGCGCGCGCGAATACGCCGGGGTCCGCCCCGCAGCCGCCTACAACTTCCCTTACCATGGCCGCAACTGGGGCGCCATGGTGGAGCGGGCCCTGCAGGGCCAGAAGCCGCCCATGGCCCTCTTCGCCGGCGACGCCGAGGTGGCGGAGGCCGCCCGGCGCGAGCTGGAAGGGGTGGGGCTGGAGGTGGTCTTCGTCTGGGACCGGGGAATTGAAGCCTGGAAGGAGGCCGGCCTCCCGACGGTCGAGGTGGCGGATGTCACCGTGGACGAACTGGCTCAGGACCTGGAGCGCTACGAAATCATCGACGTGCGGGAGCCCTACGAGCACCGCATGGGCGTCATTCCCGGGGCGCGCCTCATCCCCATGAACCAGCTGCCGGAGGTGATCGGCACCCTGGATCCGTCACGGCCCTACGCCATCGTCTGTGCCTCCGGCAGCCGCAGCGCCTCGGTGGCGGCCTGGATGTCCCAGCAGGGCTTCAAGGTGGCCAATGTGGTCGGGGGAATGAATTCCTGGATGCGGGCACGGCATCCTATCACTCGACCGTAG
- a CDS encoding conserved exported protein of unknown function (Evidence 4 : Unknown function but conserved in other organisms), producing the protein MPMSNWVRWCSLVPAMALAAPAFTGAVAHAATVPDFSMLGFPQVVAQATIQPEAPATLSYGTLTVRIPAHTFTDPVKFELLEGPTSAFVDNAPAGTTPLVAFAFKVVDLKTGALVGKFNQAVSISYTNPAINAHAQYWDITPTGAYAANPVMPTIQGDTLSHPIAAALVGWVISAPAPAAPDFTQDGFPQVVGSVSFMPGHPATVSGPGVTVSIPGNAFTVPVTFQLLEGPLSHFTAQAPAGQAPVADFAFKVVNPATGALIDTFNAPVKATITNPRINAGSRYYDISPSGAYSLNPVPPVIQGDSLSHGIAVSKVGWVITSPVVAGATSPVTGLPLAPLMAAGGALVALGVVYGLKLRRS; encoded by the coding sequence ATGCCGATGAGCAATTGGGTCCGTTGGTGTTCGCTGGTTCCCGCCATGGCGCTGGCCGCGCCCGCTTTCACCGGGGCCGTGGCCCATGCCGCCACCGTGCCCGACTTCTCCATGCTGGGATTCCCGCAGGTGGTGGCCCAGGCCACCATCCAGCCGGAGGCGCCGGCCACCCTGTCCTACGGGACCCTGACCGTGCGCATCCCGGCCCACACCTTCACCGACCCGGTCAAGTTCGAGCTGCTGGAAGGGCCTACGTCGGCCTTTGTGGATAACGCGCCGGCTGGCACCACCCCGCTGGTGGCGTTCGCGTTCAAGGTGGTGGACCTTAAGACCGGGGCCCTGGTGGGCAAGTTCAACCAGGCGGTGAGCATTTCCTACACCAACCCGGCCATCAACGCCCACGCCCAGTACTGGGACATCACCCCCACCGGCGCCTATGCCGCCAACCCCGTCATGCCGACCATCCAGGGCGACACCCTGAGCCATCCCATTGCGGCCGCGCTGGTGGGGTGGGTGATCAGCGCCCCCGCGCCGGCAGCCCCGGATTTCACCCAGGACGGCTTCCCGCAGGTGGTGGGCAGCGTTTCCTTCATGCCCGGCCACCCCGCCACCGTGAGCGGGCCGGGGGTCACGGTCAGCATCCCCGGCAATGCTTTCACCGTCCCCGTCACCTTCCAGCTGCTGGAGGGCCCTCTGAGCCACTTCACCGCCCAGGCCCCGGCGGGACAGGCGCCGGTGGCGGACTTCGCCTTCAAGGTGGTCAACCCGGCCACGGGCGCCCTGATTGACACCTTCAACGCCCCGGTCAAGGCGACCATCACCAACCCCCGCATCAACGCCGGGAGCCGCTACTATGACATCAGCCCCAGCGGCGCCTACAGCCTCAACCCGGTCCCGCCGGTCATCCAGGGCGACAGCCTGAGCCACGGGATTGCGGTGTCCAAGGTCGGCTGGGTGATCACCTCGCCGGTGGTGGCCGGGGCCACCAGTCCGGTCACCGGTCTGCCCCTGGCCCCGCTGATGGCGGCCGGCGGCGCCCTGGTGGCCCTGGGGGTGGTCTACGGCCTCAAGCTCCGCCGGAGCTGA
- a CDS encoding Metal-sensitive transcriptional regulator, giving the protein MSTPDDEVPPIPPELENLTTRFWDRADLIRRMRRIEGQARGVQGMLERGEDCKAVLTQISAMSGALAQVARVLSACTIVEGLDAEIGPLDEGLVRNILSRLNQAGRL; this is encoded by the coding sequence ATGTCCACCCCCGACGACGAGGTTCCGCCCATTCCTCCCGAGCTCGAGAACCTGACCACCCGGTTCTGGGACCGTGCCGACCTCATCCGCCGTATGCGCCGCATCGAGGGCCAGGCCCGCGGGGTGCAAGGCATGCTGGAGCGTGGCGAGGACTGCAAGGCGGTTCTGACCCAGATCTCGGCCATGTCCGGTGCCCTGGCCCAAGTGGCGCGGGTGCTAAGCGCCTGCACTATCGTGGAGGGGCTGGACGCGGAGATCGGGCCGCTGGACGAGGGCCTGGTCCGCAACATCCTCTCCCGCTTGAATCAGGCCGGCCGGCTTTAG
- a CDS encoding conserved protein of unknown function (Evidence 4 : Unknown function but conserved in other organisms), translating into MARLISDDVRSQIVEFFKGLKDPVTIEIYRGPQAELADVMVQLAQELAETTDRLSVRETDQVPELEPFHAKPLTEITGPVSVLLDHRQQPTGVRYLGLPSGHEFGAFLEDIRDISNHTVGLSQGAKDKLATLTRPVHIQVFTTPT; encoded by the coding sequence GTGGCGCGGTTGATTTCCGACGATGTCCGCTCCCAAATTGTGGAGTTCTTTAAGGGCCTGAAGGATCCGGTCACCATCGAGATCTACCGGGGACCGCAGGCGGAGCTGGCGGACGTGATGGTGCAGCTGGCCCAGGAACTGGCGGAGACCACCGACCGCCTGTCGGTCCGCGAAACCGACCAGGTGCCGGAATTGGAGCCGTTCCACGCCAAGCCCCTCACGGAAATTACGGGTCCCGTCAGCGTGCTCCTCGACCACCGGCAGCAGCCGACGGGGGTCCGTTACCTCGGCCTGCCCAGCGGGCACGAGTTCGGAGCCTTTCTCGAGGATATCCGGGACATCTCCAACCATACGGTGGGCCTGAGCCAGGGCGCCAAGGACAAACTGGCGACCTTGACCCGGCCGGTGCATATCCAGGTGTTTACCACCCCGACCTGA
- a CDS encoding protein of unknown function (Evidence 5 : Unknown function), with translation MASIPLAAPPAQMTVRVPHPRWPYSAVGVTMEASPYVRHPSNRRVFFAPLANRKSTGYPQA, from the coding sequence GTGGCCAGCATTCCCCTGGCCGCCCCGCCGGCCCAGATGACGGTGCGGGTGCCGCATCCCCGCTGGCCCTATTCCGCCGTGGGGGTCACGATGGAGGCCTCCCCCTATGTGCGCCATCCCAGCAACCGGCGGGTTTTCTTCGCCCCCCTCGCCAACCGCAAATCCACCGGCTACCCGCAGGCGTAG